GCAGAAATGAAGTTTCTTGTAAATCTTTGCGCAGTTGCAAGTATTGTGTGTTTCGTTCTTTCTGAAGACATGAAAGAAGAATTGACATTCAATTATGAAGAGAAAGTTTTGGAAATGGTTTTGAAGGACAACAAAGAAATAATGAATGAGAACTCGGGAATTGAAAATAACTACAAAAGTGTTCAAGATGTCAAACAGTTAATAAAGTTACTTATAAATAATACGGAAGAGAACAAGAGTGaattaaaaaatctttttgCAAAACATGACTCGCGAATTGAAAACAACTACAAACGTGTTCAAGATGTCAAACTGTTGATACAATCACTTATAAATAACACGGAAGAACATGACTCGAATTTTGTGGGTACGTATGAAgttaattttcttaaaccgaTATTCTCTATCTAATTTTAATTAGAATAACTTGTTAcggaaaagaaaatgttatcaatatttgGCCTTTTGCTTGGCTGTGATGTGTTTACCTTACAGCAAGAGTTTCCATGTAGATCTCATCGGTGCATTATTATTCATACGAAATACAATGGAGACTACAGCaatttaaacaacaatttaaacaaagacTAACAGAGGGGAATAGGCAAAATGCTTACATACACTAAACCAGTGACAGACAACGTACAAACAATACTGACCATTCATGCAAACAAATACgtgaaatcattataaattttaaataacactgAAGAAAACAAGAGTGAAATTAAACGTCTTCTTGCAGAACATGAATATAAGATTTGTGAGTACATATTAACTTAATTTTCTTGAAAGAATATTacttcatttttcttttaactaGAATATTTTTATGGAACAAAAGttgttataaacctttaactgttTGCTTGGCCTCGTTGTGTTTATTATAACAAGATCGTCCATGTAGTGTCCATTGGTGtatataatttatgagtaaTACAATGGAGGCTGCAtagacaagctcagtagcaaaaaaattaaacaaagacTAACTGTTTAGAAAGGCAAAATGTTATGAACTAACCCACACTAAACcagagacacacagcgtacaATCATTACTGaccatacatatataaataaaaacacgtTAATTCATCATTAATCCATTGTGTTTGTGACCGTCAGTGGTTTAATATCATCAGCGTTGAACGATGGAAAAACTAAAATTGTTGCCATATTTAAccattaaatgtaaacaaagggGTTGGGGATGGTGTAAGTTTGTATGATGGAAATATTATGCTAGAAAAATGTTCGGTTGCAAACAAAAAAGTGGATTTATAAGAAGAAAAACTCTGTCTACATTCAAAAGAATTCTTCCAACCGACCATATTGTACATAATAAATCAGTTCTAATTAACTGACTAACGGGAATTATCGGTAGAAGTAATCAAAACTGATTTTTGTGCTATTTATGCTAGAATACCGTACCTGGATTGCAATTTTCTGTGCAAAATAATCTcttcattttcaatatagtattaaTATAACCAATAACAAATTAACgcatataattatgatttaacGTAAAAACAACAATGTGCATTAAAGTGTTATAAACAAGTGCCTACATCACGCAACGGCAAACGAAGGTAAACTCATGTATCAATTGGAATATTTCAGAAACTGTTGTAGAAAGATATGTTATGTACTATAACACTGCGTCATTTTCCTTATGTATGTGATTACAAAGTAAAATGTATACCATCACAGAAAATATTTATACCTTTATTCATTGATTCTTTCCTGTAACATGCTTAATAGAATTGGCTTTAAGGGactaactttaaattaaaattcattcaagtgaacaaataaaaaaaagattaacatGTATTCAGTAAATGGGCATGCTATGGTGTGTTGCCGATCTCCACATACAGGACGCACTTATTTTCGAGAATATGTCAACAAAAGTGTATACCAGAATCGGTACTATTTCTTATATTCGCTATTTTGTATGCAACCGAACAATTTACTCActtattgtttacattaacaAAATACCCCCAACTGTATTAAACGAAGctgtattgtaaaataaagataCTGCATTAGCAGATATGAAAGATGAGAGAAAGTTTGTCGGCCAGAGTTTTTAAACTTAATCTTTCATCGTTATCATTACAGCCCTGCGTTCAGTAAAAGTTTTTGCGGCTAATGTTTGCAATTTAGTTCCCCAGTACAGTGTGCTAACTCCAGCTACCGTGAATGAATGTTAGCCAGTAActgaactttatttttatttcagggGGAGGATGGTCGGACTGGGAGTCGTGGGGTTCCTGCTCAGTAGCATGTGGTGAGGGATTTCAAACACGCGTGCGTAGATGTGACAACCCAACACCCTCAAGTCACGGGAGATATTGCCATGGTGACGCCAAAGAATGGCGGATGTGCGATGGGGCTCAAACAAAAGGTAAACTTTTAATCATCAGGGATTTAAACTCGGGAAATCACACATTTTCTGttaactcatttttttatattgaaggtaTTATGAACATACTGTTAATTAGTTTCAATTGGTGGATAATGTTTAACcacaaactgtttatttttgcattttgcaAGCAAATCAGTCTACTCTTACGACCATTTAAATTTCAGTGACAGATTGTCTGGATATTTATCGTAAATGTCCATCCTCACCTGACGGGGTGTATCGAGTCAACTTGTGGAAATCCAAGACGGCTATCAGTGTGTATTGCGACATGACGACAAGCAACGGAGGATGGACGGTTTGTTAAGTGTTATGTTATCCGATAGGGGTTTGTACGTGGAAAGATAGTAAGAGAATATCTTAGTTTAAAATGTTAGCTTTTATACGCTTAAACGGTATACCTTgtatctgaaataaaattgcGTTTAAATTGTCCAAATATCGGGGATAAAAGATTTGTGTACTTTGTAAatggaatttatttatttgttcgaTTTCCTTACTTTATTCGTATCATTCTATAATTAAGACTGAATGTAACAGTATGAAAAAAGTGACATATTACAGTCTTTAACAGAAATTTGAGTGGAAATTAACTATTTCATGCCGTAACTGTGCGAAATCAATTGCGCCATTAAACGGggtctatgtttaaactttcgacaaCTGAGCTTTTCAtatacagaacagaatatttattagacttaagcataacaagcttatcgtcataataatacatatacattcaaaaacatatatatatggcatgcaacaattttaacacatatCATATTATTCGATaaacttatttgattttttagttTCTGGGAATTAAATGgtgaaaatgaatttatattatatcatatttatttttttgaatattaaaaacaatcgGATGATATTTAAGATTGATCAAACAGTATTCATGTACTGGTTTTGTATATAACCACAAATGAATCCGTATTATGGGTAATAAGGTGTATTAGATTACATCGTAAGGACAAGGAAAATGATGCgtgtacaaaaataacaaaacatacaaatagGGAAAAATACAACCAACAAAATATGAGTTTCTACCCTATCACATCAAATATCCATGACACATAAATGATATCAACTAGCACGAAGTTTGAACGCCTAATCACATCgcttattttcaaatgattattttatatacaaataaaaccaTAAACGTATAAactatatcaacatttttacacatttttccaTTCTTAAGACATTGTTGTATTTTGAATAGTTCTAGTATACTGGTTAGTAAAAGCTTTCCCTTATCTCTAggtgtttattttttgtaacagaaGCCTTCCTGTATCTCTAGGTGTTCCAAAACCGGTATGACGGATCGGAGGAGTTTTACTTAGATCTCAAGGCTTACACTGAAGGGTTTGGAAAGACATCAGCTGAATTCTGGCTTGGTAAATGTCGAGAATAACAACAAGCACTTGACAACCATTGACCAAATATAGCAAACGCTTCGTGTATCTATACATTCAATGTATTGTAGCCAATAGCATTCGCtcataaataataatcataaaaattaCTGAAATATTTGGACTAATTTCCTTGTCGTCATATTGCCTTTAAATCGTTCCCACTTTTCCTCTAACTTTTATTAGTGTTATGTTTCTATTTAAGGGTTAAGATACATTAAAGAGCTCGCGGATCAGGGGAATACTACTCTTCGCATGGAGGTAGGTGCCGCCGACGGAAGCGAGGCTTACGAAGAGTGGCCGGAATTCCAGTTAGGAGCGGCGCCGGGTTACAAATTGCACGTGGGAGGGAATGGCACGGGAACCGCTGGTAGAGGTACCTTATCTTGACCTTATTATCAGACAATTTGTAGCAATAAGTAAAAGCTACTGCACCCAACACCGGAGTTAAAAACAATGAGCTCGAAGCATGAGTTTATGTGTACCATATTTATCACGATGGTTGGACCCAGTATTATAACTGTTTGTAAAATCTTGTCACACTCGTCGTGCGATGTAGCATACAAACGATCGagaaaaacttctgaaaaaagtaaaagataAGTAAAAACGTTTTGTTATAATCGCACTTATTTAGAAAATGGCGAGCAAATATAGCAGTTGTTTGAGGTGCTCATTTGGTTcatgataaatgtatttgtaatttcgagaataataataaatcaggTTCAGAAAATGGATGCATCTAAACATTTAACTAAACGTTCATTTTTTTACGGTTTAACGTTGAGATTAGTAAAACACACACATGTTTAAATTCAAGGGAGTTTTGATAagaaaaaacgaaaaacaaacaataaaggtGCTTCCTTAATAGAGTCTGTCTCGACCAAATACAATTTTTGACAGTAAAGTGTGGGGAAATATTTGgtgttgtttcaataaattatacGTATATTTATGTATCGCGGATTTGGTCTCCCGATGTGGCACTCAACCATAGAACGGATGGACGTCTTTCAGGATGAAAGTCTATAAATCGATTGAATTCTGGGACACCGGTAATGCGGTCAAGCCACTGTGATTATTATAGTTTGTGACTTTAGTTCGCACGATATGTTTCTATGTAGACATGAACATCGTAGCTCTGTATTCACGGAGGTAGTGCTctaaactatattttattaatatagtatgtatgtcGGGTACGAATCCAATTTGTGCTAGTTTCCTTATATGTGATCTAGTTTAAGTCTTTAATCAAATACTCGTCGTACGAGAATGTGCGGTCCTAGTGTACAAAAATTCCATGTTTACGAATGTCTATTTTGGGAAGAATGGAAATCCATCCAAGGAGACCCAAGACCATGTCAGTTCGCGATCGTATGGGTAGATTATAGCACGTTTTTGCAGATAATCATTAGTATGTCAGTCAATGTTAGCGATGACCATAATTCTGCGCCATAGAAGACTGTAGTGATATTGATATCTTTTTGATCAAACTGGATATAATAAGAGGATTAATTCATAGGAGTTGTCCCGTATAGTCATTAATGAAAATAGTGATGCCGGGCCATTTTCTTATTCTTGCGCTAACAGCATTGGAACACTTCATTGTTCTATGAAGTGTTATACCGCCATGTGCCGTAGAATCTGTCGAATGTAGCAAGGTTATGTTTATATCTAAAAAGTCATGttcactatattttttttcaaatatcataaatgcacaTTTATGTTCATTAAGTTTATATACTTAAGTGTTTGCATAGTTGGTGACTTGTTGTTTCTGCGATAGGAGGGCGGCTTTGTTTGACGCTATTAACGTGAGATCATCAGCTAGCGTCGGATTTCCTGTTTTAAGAGTGTCGATACATGAGCCTTGATGAGAATCTTCAAGATCACACAGAAGTTTGTCTGTAAATAATGAATAGAGCCATGTAGAAAATACACCACCCGTTCGAAAGCTCAGGAATTGTCAAGTGTTGCAACGTATGACTTCGATCCGTTTATATATGCAATAGTTTAGTGTAGTATAAAAGATGTTGTAAGTGACCCTAGTTCTTTTTGATATTCGCTTTGCTGTTTATTTTGGACTTGTTTGTTATGTTTAGTGGACCAAAGTTTGAGGCgttcattatgttttatttccaataatTTGTAGATAACAGGTAGTAGCTTACTTGGGCTGAATctcttacaaaaataatttggtttgcTATtcttatacatatgtattataaatcATTTGTTGTACCCGTTTGGAGCGTATGGACCTTTAATCATAAGCGTAAATAATGTTTGTAAGTATGAATTAAGAGTATGCTCTCCGTGTATCAAGtgttcattaaataatttgtcTTTCCCCGGTGCCTTTCGTTTCTTTAGGTTACGTTATGCGCTTTCAAGTTTATTTGGCTGTACTGTTTTCGTTAAAATGTTATCTTGTGAATAGTCGCTCGAATTTAAGAAGTCTTGTATTTGTTTCCTCGTTTAGTTTCTCGTGGAAATTCGTGTCGTAATTTGTGGTTTGTTTAGGATTTAATACTTCTGCATTAAAATAATGTCCAAAAGCATTTGCAGTTCCGTTTCGTTCTCGAAGTGTAATGTTATTGTGTTCGATTTCGTTTACTGATCCTTTTGCGAATTTTGTATTCAGCGACCCATTCACCAAAATAAACGTTATTACAGGCAGTTGCTGAGTAAGGGTCATTATAGAAATGTACGTTACATCTATTTATTGCATCCTTTTGCGTATTAATCAACTGTAGTTTCGCTTGTTtataattgtcataaaaaagtCACCTTTCATTCTGATAGCTCCGTTATTCAGCCATTCCTTTCTTTCAATTCTTTTATTGCGGTTTGCCGCTTTGAATTCATAATTCCAGCGCGGTATAGCACGGACATTAACTTACCGGTGGGCAATACTTGAGATgctcttttattttattatgtgctAATACGCATTAATTAACACTAACAaacttttgatatatatatgcgATTCACTGTATTAAAATTACCATAAAAAATTTAAATTCAGAGGTTAACGATATAATCCCAAGTTATTCGGAGTTCACAAAAACATCTGCTTTCACCAAAGTCATCATTTTTGTATAGTTTTGGAATATTATTTAATACGCACAATGTTCGTATACAATTCGTAGAAGATCAGACATTTAGAAATGATCGATTTATTGACATTCATTATTCTCACGTTAATGGGGGGTGGGGGGTCTGTGGaaacaaaatgtacattttaagaGTTTATCATTATAATCAAACGTGTATGAGAACATTGATGTTAACGTTCAGTGAATTTGAAATGACTTACAAAACGAGGGAAAAGTAGGCAGTATCAGACCTGCCATTCTTCACACTGATCATATATTGTTACATTGCAGGGGATGAAAGTCTCTACTTCTCAAATGCCCAAAATGGAACGGATTTCATAGCAAAGAGCGGATACTGCGGTAACAAATACAGAGGTGGTTGGTGGTACAACAGATGTACGAACATCAACCTAAACGGACACTACGCTCCGCCGGGGACAAAGTCCGAGTACAATTCTGGATTGGGCGGAATGACGTATCGAAGTTTTAAGGGAAGAGAATCACTCAAAACATCTAAAATGATGTTGCGAAGAGTTGGATAAAAAACAGGACATGCAAAAGGGTTGGTGTGGTTGCTTTGACACGTTCATTCAAATTGATACTCACGTAGGTCTTTGTATACATATCTTTATACCATTGGTCCAAAGGGCTAACGGTTCAACTTTTCTAATAACTTGAACCATGGGTCAAACATTATTAGTGCCGATGAAGACTTGGATTTGCTTGactgaaaacacttttatttttacgtCCAGCTTGAATACAATTACAAATACGAGGACGAattaaagacataaaacattgcAATGGTAATCATGCAAAGAAATGCATTCATATATGAAGACAAAATAAACGAttatataaattcattataattcaAGTTGTTTTCGAGAGATAAGACGAAAACTTAGTGCTGTCATGTATCTTaacttaaaaacataatgaattgATCTCGTTTAGTTTGAATTCGAGATAACGTTTTTCTCCTATACGTAGATTCAAAAATTTAATCATGCTTGAAATTgtaatcttgcccacgggcaaagataaaaacaagtacccgtatggaactccctTTTAATGTTCATCTGATGACATCACATTGTACTTACCTCcattgttgaagactgtcgtctgtagcatcatagaggccttgtcttgttgcaatattaagaatgctaattaattatttctcgcttcaaatgtcattataaaaaggttttgatgcacctttcaagaattattcttcactctcctcagaactatttaaagaccgttttgactattaacataatctgaatcactgcgcggcGCATACCCATGAACCACGAACTATCATATATCTATACGCACATTATTTTCACTCACACAAAAAAGTTGCCGAGGGCAGTCGTATTGGCACGAGGCCATGGTGATAAAACTTTTAATCCTTTGAAGGGCATGAAGTTATTTGTCCTCTTATTTTCCTACTAAATCATGAAtttactaaattaaaaaaatagttcttcATGATCATTATaaagaaattttcaaaaaatcctTAGAATGTAACGTCAAAAACGTAAAAAATCATAGCCAAAAAAACGTATTGATATAAGCTTAATCTGATTTGATTCAACTTGCCATGCTTTAAGCTCAATAGAAAGAAATTCATAAACGTCAGCATTATATCCGTCCATCTGTACTAAAATTCACTGAAttgttaaatacaaaaaaaaaagataaaaactcAAAACAACTATCTTTATATGTCAATGAAGCATTAAGTATATgacaaacaattattgaattaaaatattgattgaatttttggtttttatgttcattcttgcCTAATTTGACTATGTCCATAAAACTATATTCTCATTGGCGTATTTTtgtataacatgtgttttcacCATTTGTTCAATCATTGTAAATATGTGGTTAAAGAATATGATGCTCAAGTCTTAGTAAATTATATGTTCTGTGCTGTTCTTAATCCTGTAAGTACGTGAAATATTGGCCACGCATTTACAAACGCATTGAGTGATAACAATTATGGATgacatcaaaatatatatggtGCATGGTTTTcgtgtattttatattatagtATTCCTATTTCGTACGAAGAGTCTTGCTTTAGAACTACAGACTTTTGTAGCTATACtagttatatttgttatattatgtaGTAACGatgtactttgtacaaatgaataaatatcagtatacttacttatttttttaattgaaatgtccAGCAAAACGACACACTCGTCTGCAAATGGATGTGATGCCATAGCGTATTGcttaaaatgcaaatcatgttattttataGCATTGGAATACTAGATATAGATGATGATAGAGTATATTACATGACAGGTTATTCAATACCGACATTATTAAAAGTGTGTTCTAAAAGAGGTGGAAACGATTCGTTTCTTgacttatatcaatttaaataaacgAGTTGAATAAATCTCATATTGAATGACAACGCATGTGATATTCTtcttatgaaataaatacttattgATGATTTACCGCTGTAAAAACACAAACGGTCGCGTAGTTCACACATGTTCGTGGCTTTAcatgctttgaatgaaaatgtaacGTTATATCAAATAAGTACACAAATATGGCCTATTAAAGTTACACACTAAGTGGATTAAGCTAACATAACTACTTTTTAGCTATAGTTTGTGTTACACACAACATAACACGTTATTTCATGCTGGAGCCGTTGTTTTTGCACTGATAAAAACGACGCCACTTATGTCACTTATGAAAAGGATGAGAGATCTAGATCCACCTTACTTGCTGTACAATATGACTAAATCTACAGAATGGGCAACCCAGAGAAGGTTTAGACTAATTGTAGTCATAAATGGTGCTATTGGGTTCATATATTTGTAGTCATAAATGGTGCTATTGGGTTCATATATTTTTAGTCATAAATGGTGCTATTGGGTTCATATAATTGTAGTCATAAATGGTGCTATTGGGTTCATATATTTGTAGTCATAAATGGTGCTATTGGGTTCATATAATTATAGTCATAAATGGTGCTATTGGGTTCATATATTTGTAGACATAAATGGTGCTATTGGGTTCATATAATTATAGTCATAAATGGTGCTATTGGGTTCATATAATTGTAGTCATAAATGGTGCTATTAGATTCATATATTTGTAGTCATAAATGGTGCTATTGGGTTCATTTAATTGTAGTCATAAATGGTGCTATTGGGTTTATATATTTGTAGTCATAAACGGTGTTATTGGGTTCATATAATTATAGTCATAAACGGTGCTATTGGGTTCATATATTTGTAGTCATAAATGGTGCTATTGGGTTCATATATTTGTAGTCATAAATGGTGCTATTGGGTTCATATATTTGTAGTCATAAATGGTGCTATTGGGTTCATATAATTGTAGTCATAAATGGTGCTATTGGGTTCATATATTTGTAGTCATAAATGGTGCTATTGGGTTCATATAATTATAGTCATAAATGGTGCTATTGGGTTCATATATTTGTAGTCATAAACGGTGTTATTGGGTGCATAATATGCTCCAACCTTTTGCTCAAGATTTTATCTACATGAATCTGAAGCGTTTGTGTCACATGTAGTTCTGAAAAATGAGTTACATTTTGAAGATGTATATCTTTTAAACACTGGGCAATATTATAAGAAAGTGTTATAAAGTAAGCATTTCAGTCATCAAATTCAATATCAAATTGCATtgcaaatgttataaaatgaaacgtCGTTAAAGAGTTCACGGATGTTAAATAGAGCTTTATTGGTGATGTTCATCAGCATTGGTAGATAGAGCAAGATATTTACGTTTGAGGTGGACGCCTGATGGTTGCAAACaaattttgcaagaaaaaaaaggaaaagatGAAAAGctttcataaaattgacatcgctgtgtacaacgcattgaatcctTCTTACGGATGTATCACATAGCTTACGACACATAactttttcgcagtttttgcgcaaTGATGTATTTGTCGTTTTTAGGACCATCTGGAATTTAGCAATTTAATATAAAGATGACATTGTAGTGTGTGGAACTTGGTTTAATTTGTCAAATGAAACTCACATCAACATACGGTTGTAGCTTACATCAGCATACGGATGAAACTCACATCAACATACGAAACTAGCTTACATCAACATACTAGTCTAGCTTACATCAATATACGAATCTAGCTTACATCAATATACGAACCTAGTTCAATGCAAGTTTAAAGACAAGCtccgtaaatatctgaaaaccaccTCCTAGACTGTATGGAACATTTTCAGGACAAGTTCAAAAGGTAGCGCCTCTTACTTCAACAGTTGATAGCAATATAAAGTTCATTGTTGATTTGGGACGAAAGCGGACATGTTAAATGTGCTACCTGAAACTTTTCTGTACGTTTGGCAATCACTCTTAAGAGTTGGTTTTCATACGTTTAGTATTTATATGCTTTCCGAGGGCGTAAAGAGCTTTATcagtgaaacaaaaatgatgctTCACactttcaaacattgaaaatatatttctgatattATTGTTCACAAATGTTAGCCCCGCTTTCATGTTGAAATGAAACGTGAGCGTACACAGTGCTGGTACACAGTTTCAACGATCTCTAGAGGGAGATAGACACATAAACAATTTATCCATTCTCATCATGGGGTTACTTGAATAACAAATTCTAAGTCAAATACGAGTTCATGAACGTTTTAATATTCCTCTTGTAAAGGTTTTTTCTAAGGCTAACATTGCGGCGCTTAATTGCGCATAAATTCACTAATTACCGCTGTTCTTCCAACATTGGATCATATATCACAAGTTTTGTGTTAttg
This genomic stretch from Mya arenaria isolate MELC-2E11 chromosome 10, ASM2691426v1 harbors:
- the LOC128206901 gene encoding angiopoietin-2-like produces the protein MRLNAEMKFLVNLCAVASIVCFVLSEDMKEELTFNYEEKVLEMVLKDNKEIMNENSGIENNYKSVQDVKQLIKLLINNTEENKSELKNLFAKHDSRIENNYKRVQDVKLLIQSLINNTEEHDSNFVGGGWSDWESWGSCSVACGEGFQTRVRRCDNPTPSSHGRYCHGDAKEWRMCDGAQTKVTDCLDIYRKCPSSPDGVYRVNLWKSKTAISVYCDMTTSNGGWTVFQNRYDGSEEFYLDLKAYTEGFGKTSAEFWLGLRYIKELADQGNTTLRMEVGAADGSEAYEEWPEFQLGAAPGYKLHVGGNGTGTAGRGTLS